Below is a window of Pyrobaculum aerophilum str. IM2 DNA.
GTATCGCCGTGTCTTACATCTACTCTAAAGCCCAACCTCTCTCCCCACCACTTAATTCTATCTAACAAGTCTCTGTTAAGCGCACGCAGAGGAGTTATATAGAGTACATATATGCCCGGTCTGTCAATATCTCTTTCTAACATCTTAGACAAAATGGGCAACAAGGCGGCCTCTGTCTTCCCGCTGCCAGTTGGCGCAATAATGAGGACGTTGTTGCCGGATAGAATTTCAGGTATTGCTCTCTTCTGCGGCTCGGTTGGCTCTGAGATTCCCCTTTCTTTCAAGGCCTCTCTTATTGCTGGGTGAAGGAGGTGAAAAACCACACAACGCATAAGGTTTATTAAATTATTCATACAACGGTTCAATGTCTAGAGGCGTCTTGATGTTGCTGGCCTTAGTGGCCTTCTCCATGGCGCAGACATTAGTAGTCAACGGGACTCAGCCTTTTAAAGCATATGTAAAAGAGGGTGCGCTGGTGATAAACGGTAGCGAAATAACGCTCCCCCAAGAGCGCCTTTCTTGGAATTATAACGGCACATACACAGTATATGGGATTTATTACTCAAATCCCAATTGCCAGTTGGGGACTTGGCCTAATCAGCCTAGATTTTATATCACGTGTAACACAGGCTCTGATTTCATTATAGTGGCTGTAAAAGATCCAAAGGCCCGGGTTATATGTAAAACAAATAGGGGGCCTCTCCAGCCCTCAGCCGCCTCGAAATACGTCGAAATATACCAAACCAACGGGCTTAATATAGAATGCGAATCGGGTTACTCCGCCGTGGCGTCAGCGCCAGGCGTTTTACTGGGCGTATTGGCTGGAATAACCGCGGCTACAGCCACGTTATTACTGGCCCTGGGGATATTGTTATTGCGCGCTCTCCTCAAAAAGTAACATTAACGTCTTCTCAGTGACCATGCCTATTACAGCAGTCCCCTCCTCGTTTACCACGGGCACTCCGCCCACATCATATTCAAGCATTTTCTTAATGACGTCTATTACTGAGTCGTCGGGCTTTGCGAGGAAAATTGGCGATTTAGCTATATTTATCACGTAGTTATTAACTACTTCTTCCCCGGCGCCTTGTTTAATTTTCTCAATAGTCTCGTCGTCGGCGAAATATTTAAGGACGTCTTTGGCGTGTAGCATAGCCACTACTTTCCCATTTTCGTCCACTATGGGATACCGTCTGAATTTATAAATCGTGATGCCCTCAAGCACGTCCATAACAGTTGAGTAAGGCGTTAATACGTAGATAATACGCGTCATCACATCTCTCACTCTATGCGGAAAGTCCAGTTGCGACGCTAATTTCAAAACATCCCACTCAGTGAATATCCCCACTAACCTCCCAGCCTCATCTACTATGGGCATGGAGCCAAAATTATGCCTTAAAAACAAGGAGATGACCTCGGCAACTGGCGTCTCAGGCCGGGCGGAAATAACGCTTCTAGTACCTATTTCAATGATGTTTTTCATATAAATATCGCTGTAGAGAGATCCCTCTGTTGTTTTATCGCTTATCCACGAGTATATCGCGTCTAAAATGTCTAACATAGTAATAATGCCAACTAGTTTGTCCCCCCGTATTATAGGCAGTCTCCTGATGTCGAGATTTACCATTATCTTCATGGCGTTGAGGACTTTTTCCTTCTCTCCAACAGTTACTACGTTTTTAGTGGCGAATTCAATTACAGGCCGGTTGAAGAGATCCACATCTTTACAAACGCCCTTATTTAAATAAATTCCTATTCGTAAGCCAAGCCCCCAATTGTGAAAAGGCCTTAGCTCTGTGGGAAATTTTATTCTTCACCTCTTCTCCCAATTCTGCGTATGTGGCCGTCATGCCCTCCGGTATAAATATAGGATCATATCCAAACCCCCCTCGCCCCCTCGGCTCATGCGCTATATACCCCCTAACCTCGCCGACAAAAACCTCGACTCTTCCTCCGATACATATAGCCGCGGCGCATTTAAAAGTAGCGCGTCTATCCGCCGCTCCCTCTAACAGCTTCAACACGCCTTTAAGGCCAATAGTTCTGTAGACATACTCAGCGTAAGGGCCGGGAAAGCCCCCTAAAGCCTCGATGTACAAGCCGGTGTCGTCTACAACGACGAAATCCCCGTAGCGAGAGCAGAGAAATTCGGCGGCCTTCCTGGCGATTACAACAACGTCGTCATGTTGAATCTCCACCTTCTCCGCATCAAGTCTCTCAACCTCAATGCAAAAAGGGGCGAGGATGTGGGAGACCTCGGCGAGTTTATAGGGGTTGTTTGTGGCAAGGCGTATTCTCATTAAGAGAGACCCATGTGGTTTTTAACACGGGCTAATAACTCGTGCTCAGGCGGCACGCCGACGAACTCCACATCTCCAACGGCGGCATCTTCCGCTTGTAGTATCACTGTGGGCACGCCAGTGACGCCATACATGTCGGCAATATCTGGGTTCTCGTACGCCTCTACTACTACAGACACGACCTTTCCCTTACTTTCATATGCAAACATATTCGCCATAAGCACTGCGTAGGGACAGTAGGGACAGCTGGGAGTGACAACAGTCAATATGTATACTCTTTTTGGCGCGCCTTGAGCCAGCGTTGAGAGCTCAGCCCTTGTCTTTTGCCTAAGGCCTGTCTTCCCAGTGCTTAGCCTAACCACAGTCTCTATAAACGCCCTTACCTCCTCCCCCATAGGGGCGCCTAAATATCTAATAAACCCCTCGCCGAAGTAAATCACGGGCACTCTCTGGGGCTCTACGCCGAATTTCTTAAAGGCCTCTACGTCTTTTTCTGCGTTGTATTTGTTAACTATGAGTTTTCCCTGTGGGGCCAGCTGTACGAGGAGATCCAGCAACTCCTCCGTGGGGATGCACCAATTAGTCTCCCTCCCGGCGCAGTTGGGACTAGTGAAGAAGTTAATATTTACTGGGTTTTCCATTTGCGATAACATTTCCTTTATAATTTCTTTAGTCTCCTCGTCGACTTCAATATGAGGCACCTCTTCCGGCCCTCCTATAGGCACAGCCATAGGCGAATAAACGACTAGTGTATATTAAGATTGTCTCCTCCTCTTCTTCCCTCTTTTAGCCTTTTTCCTCTTTCTCTTTTTCCGCTTCGCTTTTTTCTCCTCGCCGGCTTTTGCAGAAGCGGACTCTAAGTACTGGTAAATGTCGTCAATAATCTCTTTGTATTTGCCCTCCAATTTGTTTTTAATATCCTCTAGAGTAAGCCCCGCCTCTTGTCTCCAAGCAGTTAAGTCTAGTAAAAAGCCTAATTCATCTACATACCTCCAGGGGTCGAGAGTCCTCTCTTTAATCTCTTTTAAAATCGCCGGGCTGACCCTTCCGCGGTAGGGAATGACCGCGAAGACATGCCCTATTTCTTGGTCTTCATACACCACGATTTTCCCCTTCTCTCCCGCGATTTCAATAACCGCCTGGGCCACGCCGGTATATGAAAAAGGTATAAAAAACTATTGTAAATAAGACGGCGGGACAGAGGCGACGAGTTTTTTAACAGCCTCAACGCTTTGCATGAATTTTTGCCTCTCCTCCTCAGTGAGCTCTACTTCCAAGACTTTTACGACGCCGCTCCTCCCGAGTATTATTGGCACTTCCACCGGCACGTCTCGCACTCCGTATTCGCCTTGTAACACTACTGAGGCAATTAAGGCCCTCTTAGCGTCTCGTTTAACAGCCTCGGCCATTATTGCAAGCCCGGCGCCGGGCCCCCAGTTGGAGGAAAAGCCTCTTAACTCCGTAATTCTGGCGCCCGCCTTGACGGTCTCCTCCACGACCTCTTTTAGCTGTTCCTCCGTTAACAGCTTGCTTAGAGGTACGCCGTGGACGTAGCTTTTACTCGGCACTGGGAACATGCTCTCCCCGTGTTGGCCCAAGACAATTGGAAGTATAGACGCGGGGGATATGCCAAGTTTCTTGGCGGCGTAGAAGGCCAATCTCCCGGCGTCTAAAACGCCGCTGAAGCCTATAACCCGCTCCCTT
It encodes the following:
- a CDS encoding CBS domain-containing protein, translating into MDLFNRPVIEFATKNVVTVGEKEKVLNAMKIMVNLDIRRLPIIRGDKLVGIITMLDILDAIYSWISDKTTEGSLYSDIYMKNIIEIGTRSVISARPETPVAEVISLFLRHNFGSMPIVDEAGRLVGIFTEWDVLKLASQLDFPHRVRDVMTRIIYVLTPYSTVMDVLEGITIYKFRRYPIVDENGKVVAMLHAKDVLKYFADDETIEKIKQGAGEEVVNNYVINIAKSPIFLAKPDDSVIDVIKKMLEYDVGGVPVVNEEGTAVIGMVTEKTLMLLFEESAQ
- a CDS encoding XTP/dITP diphosphatase; this translates as MRIRLATNNPYKLAEVSHILAPFCIEVERLDAEKVEIQHDDVVVIARKAAEFLCSRYGDFVVVDDTGLYIEALGGFPGPYAEYVYRTIGLKGVLKLLEGAADRRATFKCAAAICIGGRVEVFVGEVRGYIAHEPRGRGGFGYDPIFIPEGMTATYAELGEEVKNKISHRAKAFSQLGAWLTNRNLFK
- the pdo gene encoding protein disulfide oxidoreductase, which translates into the protein MAVPIGGPEEVPHIEVDEETKEIIKEMLSQMENPVNINFFTSPNCAGRETNWCIPTEELLDLLVQLAPQGKLIVNKYNAEKDVEAFKKFGVEPQRVPVIYFGEGFIRYLGAPMGEEVRAFIETVVRLSTGKTGLRQKTRAELSTLAQGAPKRVYILTVVTPSCPYCPYAVLMANMFAYESKGKVVSVVVEAYENPDIADMYGVTGVPTVILQAEDAAVGDVEFVGVPPEHELLARVKNHMGLS
- the mdh gene encoding NAD-dependent malate dehydrogenase; its protein translation is MITIIGSGRVGTAAAVIMGLMKLDNKILLIDIVKGLPQGEALDMNHMSSILGLDVEYVGSNEYKDIEGSDLIIVTAGLPRKPGMTREQLLEANAKIVAEIGREIKKYAPDSIVILTTNPLDAMTYVMWKATGFPRERVIGFSGVLDAGRLAFYAAKKLGISPASILPIVLGQHGESMFPVPSKSYVHGVPLSKLLTEEQLKEVVEETVKAGARITELRGFSSNWGPGAGLAIMAEAVKRDAKRALIASVVLQGEYGVRDVPVEVPIILGRSGVVKVLEVELTEEERQKFMQSVEAVKKLVASVPPSYLQ